GACTTGAGGGGCTTGGCTAGAGATGTAACCCCAGATGGCAATCTGATACTCCAGCTCGAGTCGGGAAAACAAGTCATTATCAGTGCTGGTGATGTTAAGCTTGAGTGAAATAAGCTGCCTGCCCCTGGTTGAGGGGCAGGCAGCTGGTATGTCTATGACTCCTTTTCCATTTTCCTGGAAAAGGCATTAAGCATATCTATAGGCAGCGGGAACACGATCGTACTGCTTTTTTCAGTAGCTATTTCAGTGAGAGTCTGCAGATAGCGGAGCTGTAAAGTGACCGGTTCTCTGGCAATAACATCGGCGGCGTCTGCCAGTCTGGCGGATGCCTGATATTCACCCTCAGCGTGGATAACCTTAGCCCTTCTTTCTCTTTCTGCTTCTGCTTGCCTGGCCATGGAGCGGCGCATGGTTTCCGGAAGCTCTACATCTTTAATTTCAACCGTACTGACTTTTATACCCCAGGGATCGGTATGTTCGTCGATAATTTCCTGCAGAGTCTGGTTAAGCTGCTCCCGTTTACTGAGAAGTTCGTCCAGTTCGGATTGGCCGAGTACGTTTCGAAGCGTGGTTTGAGAGATTTGAGAGGTAGCCTTGATATGGTCAAGCACTTTGATAACGGCATCTGATGGATTAACTACACGGAAATAAACTACTGCATTAACACGTACTGTCACGTTATCTTTTGTGATGACATCTTGTGCCGGCACATCCATAGTTACCACACGCAGGTCGACCTTAACCATGCGATCGATAAAAGGGATGATAAAAAACAATCCCGGGCCTTTCGCTCCAATGAGCCTGCCCAGGCGGAATATCACCCCTCTTTCATACTCCGACACTACACGAACAGACATACTGAAGATAGTAAACAAGAGAAACAGTCCTATTGCCAGGTAAATATAATCCATTAATTGCCTCCTTTTTCTGATTTAGATACATATAGGGTCAGGCCTTCCGATTTAGTGATAATTACTGTTTCGCCTATTTCTGCTTTCCCTTCGTCTAGCACGGCTTTCCATATTTCACCTTCCAGAAATACCGTACCGACCGGTGATAGGGCAGTGTGTACTAAAACTGTTTTCCCTTTGAGGTCTTCACTGCCTGTAGTCGCTTGCGTGCGATGTGCTGCAACCACTCTCTGGATAACGAAAACCAGGAAAGCAGTAATAATCACCAATATAGCTGCTATTAACCAAGGATTCACACTAAATAATTGCCCTCCTTTAAACAATATTAAAGAACCGATGGCGAATGAAACAATTCCGCCGACGGTAAGTATACCAAAAGTTGGGGTAAAAGCTTCAGCAATAAATAGTCCAACGGCAATAACCATTAGAAGAATCCCGGCATAGTTCACTGGCAGGACACCGAGTGAATAAAAAGCCAGCAATCCGGAAATGGCTCCAACCACTCCGGGGAGTATCAGCCCCGGATTGAATAGCTCAACGGTAATCCCCAGAATGGCAAGGCTAAGTAGGATATAGGCTATGTTGGGGTCAGTTAAAGCCAATAGCAAGCCTTCGGTAAAGCTCATGCCGATATGAGTAACCTGACTATTTTTGGTAGATAGCGTTACTGTTGAATTATCAGGGCGGGTTATTTCCCTGCCGTCAATGGCATCGAGCAAGCTTTCAAGGGTTGGGGCAACAATGTCTATGACATTCAAAGACAGGGCTTCTCCGGCTGATACAGAAGCTGCTTCTCTTACTGCCAGTTCAGCCCATTCTACATTACGGTTGCGCGCTTCAGCCAGAGATCGGGCATAGGCGATAGAATCGTTGAGAAGTTTAGCTTTCATTTCGTCGCTGAGCTCAGTTTCGCCATCGCTACCCAGAGCTACCGGAGTAGCAGCGCCAATAGCAGTATTTGGAGCCATTGCTGCGACATCTGCAGCTATGGTGATATAAAAACCAGCAGATGCTGCCTTGCCCCCCGGCTTGACATAAACAGCTACAGGCATTGGGGCGTTGTTTATCGTCTGGATAATGTCCTGCATGGCATCTCCAAGGCCGCCGGGTGTGTCCATCAGAATTACCACCAGCTCTGATTCGCTGTTAGCAGCTTCATCAAATACTCTGGATATATATTCAGCCTGTACCGGCGTAATAACGCCTTCCAGGTCAAGTGTGGTAACCAGAAGGTTGTTGTCATTTGCTGCGACTGGCAGCTGAACGATTCCTGAAAGAAGGGCTACAACTGAAATCAGCAACAGATATTGTCTTCTGAGCAATTGATCTTTCATAGTTAGAGTATAACCCTACGTTGGCATGGGCGCAACTGCCATTAGAGGCTAAAAACAGGTATAATAAAGTTGAATGAAGCCCTGTTCTATTGTAGAATTGACGGGTTTTCAGCTTAGAAAGGTTGTGATAAATGATTCAACATTGCAAGGGATTTAAAGACATGTTGCCACAGGAGATGGCTGCTTTTAGAAAGGTGGAATCGGCATTTCTGCAGGCAGCTTCAGGTTGGGGGTATCAGGAAGTGCGGACTCCCACTATTGAATATCTTTATTTGTTTACTTCAGCAGGCACTTTAACACCAGGCAAGCTACGGCGCACATATTCATTCCTTGATTGGGATGGTTGGAGCGGCGAAAGAGTCGTGTTAAGACCGGATGCCACTATCCCGGTTGCACGTATGTATGCTGAATGCTTGGCTGACAAACCTCAGACAAGGCTATCTTATATTGCCAATACATTTATGTTTGATGATACCGGTAAAAAAAACCGGGAACGCTGGCAGCTTGGCGCTGAGTATATTGGATCAAGCTCAGCCCTTGCAGACGCTGAGTTGGTTGCGCTTGCATTGGAGGTTACAGAGCAGTTGGCCGTGCCGAAAGTACGCATTAGGCTCTCGCACTCGGGATTGATTGCTGCCTTGCTTGAACAATCCGGCTTTAAAGCTGAAGAATATAACAGCATTTTCGATGAATTGTTAGATGGTAACGAAGGTGCTATGGAAAGAGTCAAAGAAGCCAGCCCTCAACTGGCCAGATTATTCTCTTTGATGTTGACTATGAAAGGAAAATCCGCTGGGTATTTGAAGAATCTAAAGGCTTTACTGGATGAAACGCTGACTGGGGCAAAATGCGCAATCGATGATTTCGTAGCTACAACCGAAGCCATCCAGGCGCTGGGAGTTGAATACGAAATTAACCTTGCTGCTGCGAAAGGTTATGAATATTACACCGGTATAATCTTCCATGTTTTATCTGGGGATGAAATAATTGGAGGAGGGGGCCGATACGATAACCTTATTAGCCTGCTGGGTGGTAAAGACGTTCCAGCGGCAGGCTTCGGTCTTTATATGGACAAGCTGATAGGACTATCTGGTTTTAGGCTGGAAGAGTCTAAGCAAGCAGATTCAATAATGATAACGAACACCGGTCATGCCATAAATCGGAAGATCGAGCTTGCCCGTAAACTCAGGCAGGCTGGTTACAGTGTGACATTGGCATCGGAAAATCAGGAGAAAATTTGTAACAGATTTTGTATTACTGTGAGTGATAATTTGTTGGATTATGTATTGCATGACAATTCAACCGGAAGCAGAATAAACGTACCTGCTGTTGAGGATCTGTGTGATATTTTAGCCAAGGGGGACAATCTTGATTAGAATAGCCCTGCCCAAGGGGCCTCTTCTTGGCGAAACGGCTGAATTGCTACAAAATACAGGGTGGGGGCTGGATGACTATTCAAAAAACGCACGCCTCTATCGCCTGAAAGCGGAAAAATTTCCCGGCGCACAAATTAAAATATTGCAAGACAAGGATATACCGATTCAGGTATCAGTAGGGAATTACGATGTCGGTATTTGTTCTAAAGAATGGGTTGAGGAGCTTGCAAGTCGTTACCCCTCCAGTTCCCTGGTTAAATTAAAACCGCTTGGTTACGGGGGGCGTTTGTTATTTGCAGCAGTCAGCCCTGATAGCTCGTTCAACCACGTCCGGGATTTGCTGAATTGCAATAAGGCTATACGTATTGCATCAGAGTATCCAAACATTGCTCAAAGTTTTGCTTCTTCTTTGCGCCTCAGGCATTTTTTGATATTTCCGGTATGGGGAGGGGCCGAAGGCTATCCACCCGATGATGCTGATGTGGTAATCATTTCAGCCGATAATCCGGAAGATGTGGCAAGGCGTGGATTAAAACCCCTACAGCAGGTTTTGTATTCAGAAGCAATGCTCGT
The nucleotide sequence above comes from Dehalococcoidales bacterium. Encoded proteins:
- a CDS encoding slipin family protein, with amino-acid sequence MDYIYLAIGLFLLFTIFSMSVRVVSEYERGVIFRLGRLIGAKGPGLFFIIPFIDRMVKVDLRVVTMDVPAQDVITKDNVTVRVNAVVYFRVVNPSDAVIKVLDHIKATSQISQTTLRNVLGQSELDELLSKREQLNQTLQEIIDEHTDPWGIKVSTVEIKDVELPETMRRSMARQAEAERERRAKVIHAEGEYQASARLADAADVIAREPVTLQLRYLQTLTEIATEKSSTIVFPLPIDMLNAFSRKMEKES
- a CDS encoding nodulation protein NfeD, giving the protein MKDQLLRRQYLLLISVVALLSGIVQLPVAANDNNLLVTTLDLEGVITPVQAEYISRVFDEAANSESELVVILMDTPGGLGDAMQDIIQTINNAPMPVAVYVKPGGKAASAGFYITIAADVAAMAPNTAIGAATPVALGSDGETELSDEMKAKLLNDSIAYARSLAEARNRNVEWAELAVREAASVSAGEALSLNVIDIVAPTLESLLDAIDGREITRPDNSTVTLSTKNSQVTHIGMSFTEGLLLALTDPNIAYILLSLAILGITVELFNPGLILPGVVGAISGLLAFYSLGVLPVNYAGILLMVIAVGLFIAEAFTPTFGILTVGGIVSFAIGSLILFKGGQLFSVNPWLIAAILVIITAFLVFVIQRVVAAHRTQATTGSEDLKGKTVLVHTALSPVGTVFLEGEIWKAVLDEGKAEIGETVIITKSEGLTLYVSKSEKGGN
- a CDS encoding ATP phosphoribosyltransferase regulatory subunit; this encodes MIQHCKGFKDMLPQEMAAFRKVESAFLQAASGWGYQEVRTPTIEYLYLFTSAGTLTPGKLRRTYSFLDWDGWSGERVVLRPDATIPVARMYAECLADKPQTRLSYIANTFMFDDTGKKNRERWQLGAEYIGSSSALADAELVALALEVTEQLAVPKVRIRLSHSGLIAALLEQSGFKAEEYNSIFDELLDGNEGAMERVKEASPQLARLFSLMLTMKGKSAGYLKNLKALLDETLTGAKCAIDDFVATTEAIQALGVEYEINLAAAKGYEYYTGIIFHVLSGDEIIGGGGRYDNLISLLGGKDVPAAGFGLYMDKLIGLSGFRLEESKQADSIMITNTGHAINRKIELARKLRQAGYSVTLASENQEKICNRFCITVSDNLLDYVLHDNSTGSRINVPAVEDLCDILAKGDNLD